A single Osmerus mordax isolate fOsmMor3 chromosome 7, fOsmMor3.pri, whole genome shotgun sequence DNA region contains:
- the fkbpl gene encoding FK506-binding protein-like — protein sequence MKPAIAEKSGNTPSSWVCVCPRGLREVQCRHIEQGRESGHTGGDGALSSSDCPRLGSLCQVRVRLKEGPEMGQLDASLSVTPDQPITELTGTQPIPFPRALDSVLQVPLGDWTVLRLGDGQCDITESCLEGMTARGMCEILLTPVRHGSKASADLVLCPGTDDAEGENATDQPLSAIVELHSFTPGRESWEVPPGEKWSWLRSHKERGGARFRSGDVWGAADSYSRALKLLITLQQHTRDTSGGMEDIEEKEEEEEEDQQTGDATQQPPSEAPLPTLREYRSVKAELHSNLSLCQLKLHLPERARTNAAKAVQLEPDGAKAWYRLGQACLEVADLGEARRAFQRLLELQPDSSTAQKGLREVGNRERETNSQLGQRLSKMFS from the exons ATGAAGCCTGCCATAGCAGAGAAGTCGGGAAATACCCCTTcctcttgggtgtgtgtgtgtcccagaggcCTTAGGGAGGTTCAGTGCAGGCACATAGAGCAGGGAAGAGAGTCTGGTCAcactggaggagatgggg CTTTATCATCGAGTGACTGCCCACGGTTGGGTTCTTTGTGTCAAGTGAGAGTCCGACTCAAAGAGGGTCCGGAAATGGGTCAGCTGGATGCGAGCCTGTCGGTCACACCggaccagccaatcacagagctgaCTGGGACGCAGCCAATACCATTCCCACGTGCTCTAGACTCTGTCCTGCAGGTCCCGCTGGGTGATTGGACGGTGCTGCGACTCGGGGACGGTCAGTGTGACATCACAGAGAGCTGCCTAGAGGGGATGACAGCTAGAGGCATGTGTGAG ATATTACTGACTCCAGTGAGACACGGTTCCAAAGCCAGCGCTGACTTGGTGCTCTGCCCCGGAACCGATGATGCAGAAGGAGAGAACGCCACAGACCAGCCTCTGAGCGCCATCGTCGAGCTCCACTCATTCACGCCAGGCAGGGAATCCTGGGAAGTTCCCCCAGGTGAGAAGTGGAGCTGGCTAAGGTCGCACAAGGAGCGCGGAGGAGCCCGGTTCAGGAGCGGCGACGTGTGGGGGGCCGCAGACAGTTACAGCCGTGCGCTCAAACTCCTCATTACCCTCCAGCAACACACGCGGGATACAagcggagggatggaggacatagaggagaaggaggaagaggaggaggaagaccagcagACAGGCGATGCCACTCAGCAGCCGCCCTCAGAAGCCCCTCTCCCCACGCTGAGGGAGTACAGAAGCGTCAAAGCGGAGCTCCACTCTAACCTCTCTCTATGCCAGCTCAAACTGCACCTACCCGAGAGAGCCAGGACCAATGCTGCTAAGGCCGTTCAGCTGGAGCCTGACGGGGCCAAGGCCTGGTACCGGCTGGGCCAAGCCTGCCTGGAAGTGGCTGATCTGGGGGAGGCCAGGAGAGCTTTTCAGAGGCTACTTGAGCTGCAGCCAGACTCGTCCACTGCTCAGAAGGGACTCAGAGAAGTGgggaacagggagagggagacaaacagcCAGTTAGGACAGAGACTCAGTAAAATGTTCAGTTGA
- the LOC136946559 gene encoding LOW QUALITY PROTEIN: protein Wnt-2b-A-like (The sequence of the model RefSeq protein was modified relative to this genomic sequence to represent the inferred CDS: deleted 1 base in 1 codon), which yields MFGLSKAQGSPVTSRMASSAGLRHGPRSGTSSCESHGASSRIYCACLLLLLVLTPRVDSSWWYIGALGARVICDNIPGLVNKQRQLCQRHPDIMQSIGEGAKEWIRECQHQFRHHRWNCSTLDRDHTVFGRVMVRSSREAAFVYAISSAGVVYALTRACSQGELKMCNCDPLKRGRARDDKGEFDWGGCSDNINYGIKFAKTFVDAKERTVRDARALTNLHNNRCGRTAVKRFMKLECKCHGVSGSCTLRTCWMAMSDFRKTGDYLRRKYNGAIEVTMNQDGTGFAVANKDFRKATKNDLVYFENSPDYCLMDKAAGSLGTAGRVCNKSSRGTDGCEVMCCGRGYDTTRVKRITKCECKFKWCCAVECKDCEEAVDIHTCKAPKRADWQDQT from the exons ATGTTTGGTTTAAGTAAGGCTCAAGGCTCGCCGGTTACCAGTAGAATGGCTAGCTCGGCGGGGTTAAGGCACGGGCCACGAAGTGGGACATCCTCATGTGAGAGCCATGGTGCCAGCTCGCGGATATACTGCGCCTGTCTCCTGCTTCTGCTCGTGCTCACGCCCAGGGTGGATTCTTCATGGTG GTACATTGGTGCGCTGGGGGCCCGTGTGATCTGTGACAACATCCCGGGCCTGGTGAACAAGCAGCGTCAGCTGTGTCAGCGCCACCCAGACATCATGCAGTCCATCGGGGAAGGGGCCAAGGAG TGGATCCGGGAGTGCCAGCACCAGTTCAGACACCACCGCTGGAACTGCAGCACCCTGGACCGGGACCACACCGTTTTCGGGAGGGTCATGGTGCGCA GCAGCCGCGAGGCGGCGTTCGTCTACGCCATCTCCTCCGCCGGCGTGGTGTACGCCCTGACCCGCGCCTGCAGCCAAGGGGAGCTCAAGATGTGTAACTGCGACCCGCTCAAGCGCGGCCGGGCCAGGGACGACAAGGGGGAGTTCGACTGGGGCGGCTGCAGCGACAACATCAACTACGGGATCAAGTTCGCCAAGACCTTTGTGGACGCCAAGGAGAGGACCGTGAGGGACGCCCGGGCGCTCACGAACCTGCACAACAACCGCTGTGGCAGGACG GCGGTGAAGCGCTTCATGAAGCTGGAGTGTAAGTGTCATGGAGTGAGTGGTTCCTGTACGCTGCGTACCTGCTGGATGGCCATGTCGGACTTCCGCAAGACCGGCGACTACCTGAGGCGGAAGTACAACGGCGCCATCGAGGTCACCATGAACCAGGACGGGACAGGCTTTGCCGTGGCCAATAAGGACTTCCGCAAAGCAACCAAGAATGACCTGGTGTACTTCGAGAACTCGCCTGACTATTGCCTCATGGACAAAGCagcag GTTCCTTGGGGACGGCCGGTCGCGTCTGCAACAAGTCGTCTCGCGGTACTGACGGCTGTGAGGTCATGTGCTGTGGGCGGGGCTACGACACCACGCGAGTCAAGCGCATCACCAAGTGTGAGTGCAAGTTCAAGTGGTGCTGCGCCGTGGAGTGTAAGGACTGCGAAGAGGCCGTGGACATACACACCTGCAAGGCCCCCAAGCGAGCCGATTGGCAGGACCAGACCTGA